One part of the Nostoc sp. PCC 7120 = FACHB-418 genome encodes these proteins:
- a CDS encoding rhodanese-like domain-containing protein: MYIITLNLIKFLIRIKFPKISQITTTEFAEWLSDSTKPQPLILDARSQAEYTVSHIKTAVNIDPITPDFTKLLLGDKNTPIVVYCSVGYRSGKIAQQLRNQEFTQIFNLSGGIFQWANEGRPIYTDDKSPTKLVHPYDVMWGNLLKTNYRD, encoded by the coding sequence GTGTATATAATAACTCTAAATTTAATCAAATTTTTAATAAGAATAAAATTTCCTAAGATTAGTCAAATTACGACAACAGAATTTGCTGAATGGCTATCAGATTCGACAAAGCCACAGCCATTGATATTAGATGCAAGAAGCCAAGCAGAGTATACTGTCAGTCATATCAAAACAGCAGTAAATATTGACCCAATTACGCCAGATTTTACGAAATTATTATTAGGTGATAAAAACACACCAATAGTTGTCTATTGCTCGGTTGGTTATCGTAGTGGCAAAATAGCCCAGCAATTAAGAAATCAAGAATTTACTCAGATTTTTAACTTGAGTGGTGGTATTTTTCAATGGGCAAATGAAGGAAGACCAATTTATACAGATGACAAATCACCAACAAAGCTTGTCCATCCCTATGATGTAATGTGGGGAAATCTACTAAAAACTAACTATCGTGATTAA
- the fldA gene encoding flavodoxin FldA — protein MSKKIGLFYGTQTGKTESVAEIIRDEFGNDVVTLHDVSQAEVTDLNDYQYLIIGCPTWNIGELQSDWEGLYSELDDVDFNGKLVAYFGTGDQIGYADNFQDAIGILEEKISQRGGKTVGYWSTDGYDFNDSKALRNGKFVGLALDEDNQSDLTDDRIKSWVAQLKSEFGL, from the coding sequence ATGTCAAAGAAAATTGGTTTATTCTACGGTACTCAAACTGGTAAAACTGAATCAGTAGCAGAAATCATTCGAGACGAGTTTGGTAATGATGTGGTGACATTACACGATGTTTCCCAGGCAGAAGTAACTGACTTGAATGATTATCAATATTTGATTATTGGCTGTCCTACTTGGAATATTGGCGAACTGCAAAGCGATTGGGAAGGACTCTATTCAGAACTGGATGATGTAGATTTTAATGGTAAATTGGTTGCCTACTTTGGGACTGGTGACCAAATAGGTTACGCAGATAATTTTCAGGATGCGATCGGTATTTTGGAAGAAAAAATTTCTCAACGTGGTGGTAAAACTGTCGGCTATTGGTCAACTGATGGATATGATTTTAATGATTCCAAGGCACTAAGAAATGGCAAGTTTGTAGGACTAGCTCTTGATGAAGATAATCAATCTGACTTAACAGACGATCGCATCAAAAGTTGGGTTGCTCAATTAAAGTCTGAATTTGGTTTGTAA
- a CDS encoding TIGR04283 family arsenosugar biosynthesis glycosyltransferase, producing MSQVSIIIPTLNEAASLGRTLRQLTLLNPPAKEVIVVDGGSEDETIAIAKQNFESFRQATGVQVIFCERRGRSVQMNYGALSATGDILCFLHADTWVPDDLVAVIEKTLAETKVSCGGFISLMTGSQTTRWGISLHNYLKTYYAPLLFKPHLFFQGLRLLFGDQVMFCRRNDFWDCGGFNEELPIMEDGDLCLKLVQKGRIALVNRIVQSSDRRVARWGSWKATAIYLYIGVLWGIGVDANYLKQFYQDIR from the coding sequence ATGTCTCAAGTTTCAATTATCATTCCTACCTTGAATGAAGCAGCTAGTTTAGGACGCACACTGCGCCAGCTAACTTTACTTAACCCACCGGCTAAGGAAGTGATAGTAGTAGATGGTGGCAGTGAAGATGAGACAATAGCGATCGCCAAACAAAACTTTGAGTCATTTCGTCAAGCCACGGGTGTACAAGTTATCTTTTGTGAGCGTCGTGGACGTTCTGTGCAGATGAACTATGGAGCGTTATCTGCAACGGGAGATATTCTTTGCTTTCTCCATGCAGATACTTGGGTTCCCGATGACTTAGTTGCTGTCATCGAAAAAACTTTAGCAGAAACAAAAGTTTCCTGTGGGGGATTTATATCTTTAATGACTGGTTCTCAAACAACTCGCTGGGGTATTTCCTTACATAATTATCTCAAAACCTATTACGCTCCCCTATTGTTTAAACCTCACTTATTTTTTCAAGGACTGCGCCTTTTGTTTGGGGATCAGGTGATGTTTTGTCGGCGGAATGATTTTTGGGATTGTGGCGGGTTCAATGAGGAATTACCAATTATGGAAGACGGCGATTTATGTCTCAAATTGGTACAAAAAGGACGTATTGCTTTAGTGAATCGTATCGTTCAAAGTTCTGATCGTCGGGTGGCGCGTTGGGGTAGTTGGAAAGCTACAGCTATTTACCTCTACATCGGGGTTTTGTGGGGGATTGGCGTGGATGCAAATTATCTCAAGCAGTTTTATCAAGATATTCGCTGA
- a CDS encoding DUF547 domain-containing protein produces MNWYHSLTPQQQKMMDFQPWDELLCQYVDEHGRVDYLAWKTQQPHALANWLHNYKHLRLETNTSTSEQLALWINLYNALTISTILERYPIKSILPRFRGIPNWLAFLWFFQRKAYQIFGDRYSLAQIENQILRGKLQEPRIHFAIVCASVGCPVLRSGAYFPEQVMQQLDEDSDRFINNPEKVRYDFSTQTLYCSKIFKWYRQDFLKAAPSLPEYIGSYLKIDAPLTASTPIVYLDYDWSLNQRIS; encoded by the coding sequence TTGAATTGGTATCACTCCCTAACTCCACAACAACAGAAAATGATGGACTTTCAACCTTGGGATGAACTACTTTGCCAGTATGTTGATGAACATGGTCGTGTAGACTATCTAGCATGGAAAACACAACAACCCCATGCACTAGCTAACTGGTTACACAACTACAAACATCTGCGTCTAGAAACTAACACCAGTACTAGCGAGCAATTAGCGCTATGGATTAACCTCTACAATGCTTTGACGATTTCGACAATTTTAGAACGATATCCAATTAAGTCAATTCTGCCCCGATTTCGCGGTATTCCCAATTGGTTGGCTTTTTTGTGGTTCTTTCAAAGAAAAGCTTATCAAATTTTTGGCGATCGCTACAGTTTGGCGCAAATCGAGAATCAAATCTTGCGCGGTAAATTGCAGGAGCCACGCATCCATTTTGCTATTGTTTGCGCTTCTGTTGGTTGTCCTGTCTTGCGCTCAGGCGCTTATTTTCCTGAACAAGTGATGCAACAGTTAGATGAAGATAGCGATCGCTTCATTAATAATCCTGAAAAAGTCCGCTATGATTTCTCAACTCAAACACTCTACTGTAGTAAAATTTTCAAGTGGTATCGTCAGGATTTTCTCAAGGCTGCGCCCTCGCTTCCAGAATATATCGGCTCCTACTTGAAAATAGATGCGCCTTTGACGGCTTCAACACCAATAGTCTATCTTGATTACGACTGGAGTCTAAATCAGCGAATATCTTGA
- a CDS encoding phenylacetate--CoA ligase family protein, which yields MNQESRKKDVIEAWGDFVSTSLESLLKKHLGISDESAVLSLFRDVVAHVPAYQAFLAERGIDAGTIQNLEDFGRLPAIAKDNYISRYPLADLCRHGNLSGCDMIAASSGSTGKPTFWPRFFTDELQIATRFEQIFHDSFAADTRRTLAVICFTLGTWVGGMFTTNCCRYLASKGYLITVITPGNNKEDILRVVQELGGNFDQVVLLGYPPFLKDVIDTGIARGVEWQRYQIKLVMAGEVFSEEWRSLVGERVGSQNPCYDSASLYGTADAGVLGNETPLSICIRRFLAQNPEAAKALFGESRLPTLVQYDPVSRFFEIQDGQLLFSGNNGVPLIRYNILDTGGIISYDAMLQFLTNWGFNPLEKLASTTPNSPRGINQLPFVYVFGRSNFTVSYFGANIYPENISVGLEQPVIQAWVTGKFVLQVKEDADKNRFLSVVVELAPGVEESEDKRQAIATSILTQLLRLNGEFANYVPPEYQTPQIALAPMGDREYFPIGVKHRYTRQ from the coding sequence ATGAATCAAGAATCTAGAAAAAAGGACGTGATTGAGGCTTGGGGAGATTTTGTTTCTACTTCCCTGGAATCTTTGCTGAAAAAGCATCTCGGAATCTCTGATGAGTCAGCAGTTTTAAGTTTATTTCGTGATGTAGTCGCTCATGTACCTGCATATCAGGCTTTTTTAGCAGAGAGAGGTATTGATGCGGGGACTATTCAAAATTTAGAGGATTTTGGCAGATTACCTGCGATCGCTAAAGATAATTATATTTCTCGTTATCCTCTGGCTGATTTGTGTCGCCACGGCAATTTGTCTGGTTGCGATATGATAGCTGCTTCTTCTGGTTCCACAGGTAAACCCACATTCTGGCCTCGTTTCTTCACTGATGAGCTGCAAATCGCTACACGCTTTGAGCAGATTTTTCACGATAGTTTTGCTGCTGACACGAGACGCACCTTAGCAGTGATTTGTTTCACACTAGGAACTTGGGTTGGTGGTATGTTTACTACTAATTGCTGTCGTTATCTTGCCAGTAAAGGCTACCTCATCACCGTCATTACACCGGGTAATAATAAGGAAGATATTTTACGGGTAGTGCAGGAACTCGGCGGTAATTTTGACCAGGTGGTGTTGTTGGGATATCCGCCATTTCTGAAAGATGTGATTGATACAGGAATTGCCCGTGGTGTAGAGTGGCAACGCTATCAAATTAAACTGGTGATGGCGGGGGAAGTATTCAGTGAGGAATGGCGTAGTTTAGTTGGGGAAAGAGTGGGTTCCCAAAACCCTTGTTATGACTCAGCATCACTTTACGGTACAGCCGATGCAGGGGTGTTGGGTAACGAAACACCATTGAGTATTTGTATTCGCCGTTTTTTAGCACAAAATCCCGAAGCAGCCAAAGCTTTATTTGGTGAATCCCGTTTACCTACGCTGGTACAATACGACCCGGTTAGCCGCTTTTTTGAAATCCAAGACGGTCAATTGCTGTTCTCTGGTAATAATGGCGTTCCCCTCATCCGCTACAACATCTTAGATACGGGTGGAATCATCAGTTATGATGCTATGCTTCAATTCCTCACAAATTGGGGCTTTAATCCCCTGGAAAAGCTTGCTTCTACTACTCCCAACTCCCCCAGAGGAATTAATCAACTACCCTTCGTCTATGTCTTTGGACGCTCTAATTTTACAGTCTCCTATTTTGGAGCTAATATCTACCCCGAAAACATCTCCGTCGGTTTAGAACAACCAGTTATTCAAGCATGGGTAACAGGTAAATTTGTCTTGCAAGTAAAAGAAGATGCTGATAAAAACCGCTTTTTATCCGTAGTTGTAGAATTAGCGCCAGGGGTAGAAGAAAGCGAAGACAAACGCCAAGCCATAGCCACCTCAATTCTCACCCAACTATTGCGCCTGAACGGTGAATTTGCCAACTATGTCCCCCCAGAATATCAAACACCACAGATAGCCCTAGCGCCAATGGGCGATCGCGAATATTTCCCCATCGGCGTAAAACATCGCTATACACGCCAATAA
- a CDS encoding DUF1338 domain-containing protein yields MTPRTALNLFSLLWQNYSARVTYARTYQQMITSAGGTVANDHIAFRSLRLSIDRPQGKVNLGIGYLSQIAEALGYEPAGEYIFPQTHLYALHYRHPQQAEFDLPKLFISELIVDELPDKIAQLIVQTVSTIPDNFTSPVKYFHQEKGNDEVIAQQLQKVFTRPWLTPRRSVVEEVNNITQYGAWVLLHGYAVNHFTGYVNRHQTPEYADIDHTARGLANLGVPMKAEIEGDVTWGLRQTATQAVKEMVTVIDDISGQEVEIPWTYAYYEVAQRYPLQVEPGKEALFDGFLGNNAQQLFEMTRLAECDTARIGK; encoded by the coding sequence ATGACACCGAGAACTGCACTTAATCTTTTTTCATTACTGTGGCAAAACTATAGCGCCAGAGTCACTTACGCCCGCACATATCAACAAATGATTACGTCGGCTGGTGGGACTGTGGCTAATGACCATATTGCCTTTCGATCGCTACGTTTGTCTATTGATCGCCCACAAGGTAAAGTAAATCTGGGAATTGGTTACTTATCCCAAATAGCCGAAGCTTTGGGTTACGAACCTGCGGGAGAATATATTTTTCCCCAAACTCATCTATACGCGCTTCACTATCGCCATCCCCAACAAGCGGAGTTCGATTTACCGAAGTTATTCATCAGTGAATTAATTGTCGATGAATTGCCAGATAAGATTGCTCAATTAATTGTCCAAACAGTATCAACAATTCCCGATAACTTTACCTCTCCTGTTAAATATTTTCATCAAGAAAAAGGCAACGATGAAGTTATCGCCCAACAATTACAAAAAGTTTTCACTCGTCCTTGGTTAACCCCCAGGCGTTCTGTTGTAGAAGAAGTGAATAACATTACTCAATATGGCGCGTGGGTATTATTACACGGCTATGCTGTTAACCACTTTACAGGCTACGTTAATCGCCATCAAACTCCAGAATATGCAGATATAGATCATACTGCCCGTGGTTTGGCTAATTTGGGTGTACCTATGAAGGCAGAAATTGAAGGCGATGTTACCTGGGGTTTGCGTCAAACAGCAACCCAAGCAGTTAAGGAAATGGTAACAGTCATAGATGATATTAGTGGTCAAGAAGTTGAAATTCCTTGGACTTACGCCTATTACGAAGTAGCCCAACGTTATCCCCTACAAGTGGAACCTGGAAAGGAAGCGCTATTTGATGGCTTTCTGGGAAATAATGCCCAACAGCTATTTGAAATGACTAGACTGGCTGAGTGTGATACCGCGAGGATAGGGAAATAA
- a CDS encoding DNA-binding protein: MPRSTSYHEKLIQDLQNPLEAAAYIEVILEEGDPKMLSKALQNVIEAHGGVDQLSTPVKELYNKLDQMLSDKGEIEFYSLNSLLDALGLHLAVTVKP; the protein is encoded by the coding sequence ATGCCTAGAAGTACCAGCTATCATGAAAAACTGATACAAGACCTTCAAAATCCCCTAGAAGCAGCAGCTTATATCGAAGTTATTTTAGAAGAAGGCGACCCAAAAATGTTAAGTAAAGCACTCCAAAATGTCATAGAAGCACATGGTGGAGTGGATCAGCTTTCTACACCAGTCAAGGAACTCTACAATAAACTTGACCAAATGTTATCAGATAAAGGGGAAATTGAGTTTTATAGTCTAAATTCTTTGTTAGATGCTTTAGGTTTACATTTGGCAGTAACAGTAAAGCCATAA
- a CDS encoding acetyl ornithine aminotransferase family protein gives MLSIPINQHLPYTPRLVTSLPGPRAKAIVERDRAVTSPSYTRDYPLVVNRGEGCMVEDVDGNVFLDMTAGIAVTSTGHAHPEVVRAIQEQSARLIHMSGTDFYYEPMVELAENLASQAPFVHDTKVFFTNSGAESNEGAIKLARYYTKRSLIIAFLGAFHGRTYGAMSLTGSKTVQRANFGPLVPGVTHIPYGTHASLDYLENNLLTTIIPAHEVAAIVVEPIQGEGGYIVPEDGFLQRIRNICDRYGILMVVDEVQSGMGRTGRLFAIEHWNVTPDIITTAKGIASGMPLGAILARAELMTWPPGSHATTFGGNPVACAAGIVTLKLLESGLMDNATQMGELLQTGLTQLHEQFPRMSLPRGKGLMVAVDLLDEDGNFDSTLRDRIIQEAFYHGLLLLGCGKAAIRFCPPLVINREQIQTSLDILAGILR, from the coding sequence ATGTTAAGTATCCCTATTAATCAACATTTACCTTATACACCTCGTTTGGTGACATCCTTACCGGGGCCTAGAGCTAAAGCAATTGTAGAACGCGATCGCGCTGTTACTTCTCCTTCTTATACCCGCGACTATCCCTTGGTGGTGAATCGTGGTGAAGGCTGCATGGTGGAAGATGTAGACGGCAATGTATTTTTAGACATGACAGCAGGTATCGCCGTTACCTCCACCGGACACGCCCACCCAGAAGTAGTTAGGGCCATTCAAGAACAGTCGGCGCGTCTCATACATATGTCGGGGACGGATTTCTATTATGAGCCGATGGTGGAACTAGCCGAAAACCTAGCCAGCCAAGCCCCTTTTGTTCACGATACAAAGGTATTCTTCACCAATTCCGGTGCTGAGTCCAACGAAGGAGCCATTAAACTAGCTCGATATTACACCAAGCGATCGCTCATCATTGCTTTTTTAGGCGCATTCCACGGGCGCACCTATGGGGCTATGTCTTTGACTGGTTCTAAAACTGTACAGCGTGCCAATTTCGGGCCGTTAGTACCAGGAGTGACTCACATTCCCTACGGCACTCACGCCAGCCTAGATTACCTAGAAAATAATTTATTGACTACAATTATCCCTGCCCATGAAGTAGCAGCCATTGTCGTTGAACCAATCCAGGGAGAAGGCGGTTATATCGTGCCAGAGGATGGATTTTTGCAGAGAATCCGTAATATCTGCGATCGCTATGGCATATTAATGGTAGTTGATGAAGTGCAATCAGGCATGGGGCGCACCGGACGCTTATTTGCCATTGAGCATTGGAATGTCACACCTGATATTATTACCACCGCCAAAGGTATCGCTAGCGGTATGCCTTTAGGCGCAATTTTAGCCCGTGCTGAATTGATGACTTGGCCTCCCGGTTCCCACGCCACCACATTCGGCGGCAATCCAGTAGCTTGTGCGGCTGGTATTGTCACCCTCAAACTACTAGAAAGTGGCTTGATGGATAACGCCACCCAAATGGGCGAATTATTACAAACTGGTTTAACCCAACTGCATGAACAATTCCCCAGAATGTCCTTACCCAGAGGTAAAGGATTAATGGTGGCGGTGGATTTATTAGATGAAGACGGTAATTTTGATTCTACATTGCGCGATCGCATTATCCAAGAAGCCTTCTATCACGGACTGTTATTACTAGGTTGTGGTAAAGCCGCAATTCGTTTTTGTCCACCGCTAGTTATCAACCGCGAACAAATCCAAACCAGCCTGGATATCCTCGCAGGAATTTTAAGATAA
- a CDS encoding thioesterase domain-containing protein: protein MSDDLDVLWISSSPVLQRFDKPLLQYISKDVNVAQWEYRHHRDEGSSIDEAVDLLAEFMGQCPYPVNLAGHAAGGAIALSFARRYPKKVRSLSLLAVASQPANTWHAHYYLQRQLFTISREQILANTVRNLFGEQPSHTTKKLVAVLDRDLEQSPLLHSLFKLVHLPEGGVNMPLMICGSKNDPIVSSTTLQDWSNCLKPEDHLWECPKGHHFFHYFYPQTVGDQLLNFWQLRHLQPMQTSYLVSHHWQN, encoded by the coding sequence ATGTCTGATGATCTCGATGTTCTTTGGATAAGTTCTAGTCCTGTATTGCAACGTTTTGATAAACCACTGCTACAGTACATATCGAAAGACGTGAATGTAGCGCAGTGGGAATATCGCCATCACAGAGATGAAGGCAGTTCTATAGATGAAGCGGTAGACTTACTAGCAGAGTTTATGGGGCAGTGTCCTTATCCTGTAAATTTAGCAGGTCATGCGGCGGGTGGGGCGATCGCGCTGAGTTTTGCTCGTCGGTATCCCAAAAAAGTGCGATCGCTCAGTCTCCTGGCTGTGGCTTCCCAACCAGCCAATACTTGGCACGCACACTATTATTTGCAAAGACAACTATTTACCATTAGTCGTGAGCAGATTTTGGCAAATACTGTCCGCAATCTCTTTGGTGAACAACCATCTCATACTACTAAAAAATTAGTAGCGGTTTTAGATAGAGATTTAGAACAATCTCCTTTGTTACATTCTCTTTTCAAGTTAGTTCATTTACCCGAAGGTGGCGTAAATATGCCCCTAATGATATGTGGTAGTAAAAATGATCCTATTGTCTCTTCAACCACATTACAAGACTGGTCAAATTGCTTGAAACCAGAGGATCATCTTTGGGAGTGTCCTAAAGGGCATCATTTTTTTCACTACTTCTATCCGCAAACAGTAGGCGATCAACTGTTAAATTTTTGGCAACTCCGTCATCTACAGCCAATGCAGACTTCTTACTTAGTTTCCCATCATTGGCAAAATTAG
- a CDS encoding DUF433 domain-containing protein gives MTATTNSRYVARQPEILSGEPIIQGTRTPVRAIVENWRLGIRPEEITLHLPHLTLAQVFDALSFYLDNQSEINKYIERNHLPDELVHPAIKARLNQQ, from the coding sequence ATGACAGCTACAACAAACTCTCGTTATGTCGCGAGACAACCGGAAATTTTATCAGGTGAACCGATTATTCAAGGAACTAGAACACCTGTGAGAGCGATTGTTGAAAATTGGCGTTTAGGTATTAGACCAGAGGAAATCACGCTACATTTACCTCATTTAACTTTAGCCCAAGTCTTTGATGCTTTGAGTTTTTACTTAGATAATCAATCAGAAATCAATAAATATATTGAACGCAATCATCTCCCTGATGAATTAGTTCATCCTGCTATTAAAGCTAGATTAAATCAACAATGA
- a CDS encoding type II toxin-antitoxin system RelE/ParE family toxin yields the protein MEVQPKEIRNYLRLDGIDIFSDWFDSLRDRKAKAKIRARLDRVENGNLGDCKSVGDGVFELRIDYGSGYRIYFGQEGLTIIILLCGGDKSTQDKDIAKAKEYWEDYRSRDDA from the coding sequence ATGGAAGTTCAACCAAAAGAAATCAGAAACTATTTAAGACTTGATGGTATTGATATTTTTTCTGATTGGTTTGATTCTCTGCGGGATAGAAAAGCAAAAGCTAAAATCAGAGCAAGACTAGACCGAGTAGAAAATGGTAATTTAGGTGATTGCAAATCAGTTGGTGATGGTGTTTTTGAACTCAGAATAGATTATGGTTCTGGCTACCGCATATACTTTGGGCAGGAAGGATTAACAATTATTATTCTTTTGTGTGGTGGGGATAAAAGCACTCAAGATAAAGATATTGCTAAAGCTAAAGAATATTGGGAAGACTACAGGAGTAGAGATGATGCCTAG
- a CDS encoding Uma2 family endonuclease, protein MSIAQDLQPVAGIIFPPGDIESDQPIEDIIFPPGDIESHEPPLESDLHLRQIILLLQCLELWWQNRNDFYAAGNLTIYYSQRQLKSEDFRGPDFFVVQGCEKKPRKSWVIWQEDGKYPNIIIELLSPSTKATDKDLKKQIYQDIFRTPEYFWFDPNNLEFAGFHLVDAHYQPIEANPQGWLWSQQLDLHLGVQDNQLRYFTAQGELVPTPEELAAQEKQRAEQEKQRAEQEKQRAERLAAKLRELNIDPDNL, encoded by the coding sequence ATGTCAATCGCCCAAGATTTACAACCAGTAGCAGGTATAATATTTCCACCAGGAGATATTGAAAGTGACCAACCAATAGAAGATATAATATTTCCGCCAGGAGATATTGAAAGTCACGAACCACCATTGGAAAGCGATTTACATCTACGCCAAATTATTCTGTTATTACAATGCTTAGAATTGTGGTGGCAAAACCGCAATGACTTTTATGCTGCGGGAAATCTGACAATATATTATAGCCAACGTCAACTCAAATCAGAGGACTTTCGCGGCCCTGATTTTTTTGTAGTGCAAGGATGTGAAAAGAAACCGCGCAAAAGTTGGGTGATTTGGCAAGAAGACGGTAAGTATCCCAATATCATTATTGAGTTACTATCACCTTCGACAAAAGCCACGGATAAAGATTTAAAAAAGCAAATTTATCAAGATATCTTTCGCACACCAGAATATTTTTGGTTTGACCCCAATAATTTAGAATTTGCCGGGTTTCATTTAGTAGACGCTCATTACCAACCGATAGAAGCGAATCCCCAAGGTTGGTTATGGAGTCAGCAGCTAGATTTACATTTGGGTGTGCAGGACAATCAGTTACGCTACTTTACAGCACAAGGGGAGTTGGTGCCAACACCAGAAGAATTGGCAGCACAGGAAAAACAGCGCGCGGAACAGGAAAAACAACGCGCGGAACAAGAAAAGCAACGTGCGGAACGCCTAGCCGCTAAGTTGCGAGAATTGAATATTGACCCTGATAATCTCTAA